One Vibrio gazogenes genomic region harbors:
- a CDS encoding glycoside hydrolase family 3 N-terminal domain-containing protein, with protein sequence MSIYKDASYTTSERVHDLLSQMTIEEKIAQLGAQWLILDEQGDHQERELEFTNQAVSRSVKEKLMHGLGQITRPLGTHIVDPVTGVKALNQLQKYLVEETRLGIPAIAHEECLVGLMAKDATLYPASINYGHTWNPELIEQVAQDISRQAKAIGAKQGLSPVLDVSRDVRWGRTEETLAEDPYLVGMIATSYVKGLQGKDRDFIATLKHYVGHSASEGARNHAPVNIGFKTLNDTFLLPFEMAVKLGKAGSVMPAYHDIDGEPCHSSAYLLTEILRHQWGFDGLVVADYGGVELLSEHHATATDRVDAAAQSFNAGLDVELPDDKCAIYLTEAIERGLITEEKINEIVTRILSVKFELGLFEDPYTPLPTEALHNDVSEKLAYQAAGESIVLLKNDGHLPLSQQSKVALIGPTADDPLALLSGYSFPVHLILGGSHASERVAKSIKEALAERVNLVGYQKGCDILPERNSGAPVFPGDVDIAVTQDKVSPVSLDTSAIASSVSIIDDADIAVVCVGDLAGLFQTGTIGEGSDADSLNLPGVQQQLLDAALDRGKPVVVLVTGGRPYRLGRAEDEAAAIVYGWEPGQGGADAIADMLTGVINPSGRLTVSIPKNVGAVPYYYNHKLKSSGTPIAFHFGSQFNFGFGLSYTHFDYTNATLAKTEYDFDESVALSVMITNSGERDGAEVVQLYVRDKVCSVVRPVKELKGFKKVHLKAGEQKTVTFHLPVDMLNFTDTSNQRVVEGGEFELMIGRSSQAIESRYTIHVSGSKKVLPQAWNMVCDVTVE encoded by the coding sequence ATGTCAATATACAAAGATGCGAGCTACACAACGTCTGAACGTGTACATGATCTACTGTCACAGATGACAATCGAAGAAAAAATCGCGCAGTTAGGCGCGCAATGGCTGATACTCGACGAACAAGGCGATCATCAGGAACGTGAGCTGGAATTCACAAATCAGGCTGTTTCGCGTTCCGTCAAAGAAAAGCTCATGCATGGTCTGGGGCAGATCACGCGTCCTCTCGGCACGCATATTGTTGATCCCGTGACGGGCGTCAAAGCGCTCAATCAACTCCAAAAATATCTTGTCGAAGAAACTCGATTGGGCATCCCTGCGATTGCTCACGAGGAATGCCTCGTCGGTCTGATGGCAAAAGATGCCACCCTGTATCCTGCGTCGATCAATTATGGTCATACGTGGAACCCGGAATTGATCGAGCAAGTCGCACAAGATATCAGCCGTCAGGCAAAAGCTATCGGTGCCAAACAAGGGTTATCACCGGTGTTGGATGTCTCTCGCGATGTGCGCTGGGGGCGTACCGAAGAGACATTAGCCGAAGATCCTTATCTTGTCGGCATGATCGCCACCAGCTACGTCAAAGGATTACAAGGCAAAGACCGCGACTTTATTGCCACCTTGAAACACTATGTCGGCCACTCTGCCAGTGAAGGTGCGCGTAACCATGCGCCGGTCAATATCGGTTTTAAAACACTCAATGATACCTTCCTGCTCCCCTTTGAAATGGCTGTCAAACTCGGTAAAGCCGGTTCTGTGATGCCGGCTTATCATGATATCGACGGTGAACCCTGTCATAGCTCGGCGTACTTGCTGACCGAAATTCTGCGTCATCAATGGGGCTTTGATGGTCTGGTCGTGGCTGACTACGGCGGTGTGGAGTTGCTGAGCGAACATCACGCGACCGCGACAGACCGTGTGGATGCAGCAGCACAATCCTTTAATGCGGGGCTTGATGTTGAATTACCGGACGACAAGTGTGCGATTTATCTCACCGAAGCTATCGAACGCGGTTTGATTACAGAAGAAAAGATTAACGAAATCGTTACCCGTATTCTATCCGTCAAATTTGAATTAGGTCTATTTGAAGATCCTTACACCCCCCTACCGACCGAAGCACTGCACAATGACGTGAGTGAGAAGCTGGCCTACCAAGCCGCGGGAGAGTCGATTGTCTTACTGAAAAACGATGGTCATCTGCCGCTGTCGCAACAGAGCAAAGTTGCGCTAATCGGGCCGACAGCCGATGATCCTTTAGCGCTGCTCTCCGGTTATAGCTTCCCTGTTCACCTCATTTTGGGGGGAAGTCATGCCAGCGAACGCGTGGCTAAATCGATTAAAGAAGCGTTAGCGGAACGTGTCAATCTCGTTGGTTATCAAAAAGGGTGTGACATTCTGCCTGAACGTAACAGCGGTGCACCGGTATTCCCCGGGGATGTCGATATCGCAGTAACACAAGACAAAGTCTCCCCTGTCAGTCTGGATACATCCGCGATTGCCTCGTCGGTGTCAATCATCGATGACGCTGACATCGCTGTAGTGTGCGTCGGGGATTTGGCAGGGTTATTCCAAACCGGGACGATTGGTGAAGGCTCGGATGCAGACTCACTGAATCTGCCGGGCGTTCAGCAACAACTGCTCGATGCTGCACTTGATCGCGGTAAACCGGTCGTGGTTCTCGTCACGGGAGGCCGACCATACCGTTTGGGACGCGCTGAAGACGAAGCCGCTGCGATTGTCTATGGCTGGGAGCCCGGACAAGGCGGTGCCGATGCCATTGCAGATATGCTGACAGGTGTGATCAACCCAAGTGGTCGTCTGACCGTTTCGATCCCGAAAAATGTCGGCGCCGTCCCCTACTACTACAACCATAAGCTGAAGAGCTCCGGCACACCGATCGCATTCCACTTCGGTTCCCAATTCAACTTCGGCTTTGGGCTCAGTTACACTCACTTCGACTACACCAATGCGACACTGGCCAAAACCGAATATGATTTTGATGAGTCCGTGGCGCTTTCGGTGATGATTACCAACAGCGGTGAACGTGACGGTGCAGAAGTTGTCCAGTTATATGTACGGGATAAAGTCTGTTCGGTTGTACGTCCGGTCAAAGAACTGAAAGG
- a CDS encoding carbohydrate-binding protein: MKMKLNTALSLIGCALFSQAAMSANWQLVWQDEFTNRISPDWVFEIGNGSSGWGNQELQYYQRQNATVEQGNLVITAKREDVNGFRYTSSRMKTQGLASFRYGRVEARIRLPNGSGLWPAFWMLGSDIDRVGWPRCGELDIMEHINSENQIYGTAHWEENGHASYSSPSYNLDVSQYHNYAIEWDENEIRWYVDGNMYHVMSIANNAGGTEELHNDFFLLLNMAVGGQWPGFNIDESKLPAKMYVDYVRVYRDADRPSDDPSNDFPKQIEAEDFSNMKGVGTGPSNDVGGGNSVGWIDTGDWMSYDNINIPTSGDYRIDYRVSSLNGGGRLSLDLSSGSTVLGYLDIGATGGWDKWTTLSQTVHINAGTYNFGIYAQRGGFNLNWWRISKL; the protein is encoded by the coding sequence ATGAAAATGAAATTAAATACTGCATTGAGCTTGATTGGGTGCGCTTTGTTTTCGCAGGCCGCGATGAGCGCCAACTGGCAACTTGTCTGGCAAGATGAATTTACCAATCGCATTAGCCCTGATTGGGTATTTGAAATTGGTAATGGTAGTAGTGGTTGGGGAAATCAGGAGTTGCAATATTACCAACGGCAAAATGCCACGGTTGAACAGGGGAATTTGGTCATTACCGCCAAACGTGAAGATGTCAATGGTTTCCGGTATACATCATCGCGGATGAAAACTCAGGGATTGGCATCATTCCGCTATGGTCGTGTCGAAGCGCGTATCCGTTTACCGAATGGTAGTGGTTTATGGCCTGCGTTCTGGATGCTGGGCAGTGATATTGATCGTGTTGGCTGGCCTCGCTGCGGTGAGCTGGACATTATGGAACATATCAATTCTGAGAACCAAATCTACGGTACGGCACACTGGGAAGAGAATGGTCATGCGAGCTACTCCAGCCCGAGTTATAACCTCGACGTCAGCCAATACCACAATTACGCGATTGAGTGGGATGAAAACGAAATTCGCTGGTATGTCGATGGCAATATGTACCATGTAATGAGCATTGCCAATAATGCTGGTGGTACTGAAGAATTGCATAACGATTTCTTCTTACTTCTGAACATGGCCGTTGGTGGGCAGTGGCCGGGATTCAATATTGATGAGAGCAAACTCCCGGCGAAGATGTATGTCGACTATGTCCGGGTTTACCGCGATGCAGATCGGCCTTCCGATGACCCGTCAAACGATTTTCCCAAACAGATTGAAGCGGAAGACTTTTCTAATATGAAAGGCGTTGGCACCGGGCCGAGTAACGATGTCGGTGGTGGTAACAGTGTCGGCTGGATCGACACCGGTGACTGGATGTCTTACGACAATATCAACATTCCGACCTCTGGCGACTATCGCATTGACTACCGTGTTTCGAGCTTAAACGGTGGCGGGCGCTTGTCACTGGATCTCTCATCAGGTTCAACCGTATTAGGTTATTTAGACATTGGTGCGACCGGTGGCTGGGACAAATGGACAACCTTATCGCAGACCGTACATATTAATGCCGGTACTTATAACTTTGGCATTTATGCACAGCGGGGTGGCTTTAACTTGAACTGGTGGCGGATAAGCAAGTTATAA
- the puuE gene encoding allantoinase PuuE codes for MEENNPRDYIGYGRAVPHAQWPGQARIALQFVLNYEEGGENCVLHGDDHAETFLSEIFGAEPYPERHMSMESLYEYGSRVGVWRILNEFRQRNLPLTIFGIATALQRNPEVTKAIVEADHEIVCHGLKWIHYQSMPIEQERQHMQEALDIIENLTGKRPIGWYTGRDSPNTRQLVAQQDGLLYDSDYYGDDLPFWTPVAGQAEPHLVIPYTLDTNDMRFASPYGFSHGDEFFQYLKDHFDCLYEEGKESPKMMSIGMHCRILGKPSRFMALKKFLDYVQSHDHVWIAKREAIARHWMETHPSAI; via the coding sequence ATGGAAGAGAACAATCCCCGCGATTATATCGGCTATGGCCGCGCCGTGCCGCATGCCCAATGGCCGGGACAGGCGCGTATCGCGCTGCAATTTGTATTGAACTACGAAGAAGGCGGGGAAAACTGCGTACTGCACGGGGATGACCATGCCGAAACATTTCTCTCTGAGATATTCGGTGCAGAGCCTTATCCCGAACGCCACATGAGTATGGAATCTCTTTATGAATACGGCTCCCGGGTTGGCGTCTGGCGGATTCTGAATGAATTTCGTCAACGCAACCTGCCATTGACGATTTTCGGCATTGCAACCGCACTCCAACGTAATCCGGAAGTCACAAAAGCAATTGTTGAAGCCGATCATGAAATTGTTTGCCATGGCCTGAAATGGATTCATTATCAGAGCATGCCGATTGAGCAGGAACGTCAGCACATGCAGGAAGCGCTGGATATCATTGAAAACCTGACGGGCAAACGTCCGATTGGCTGGTACACCGGGCGCGATTCACCAAACACACGCCAGTTAGTGGCACAACAGGACGGCTTGCTCTATGACTCTGACTATTACGGAGACGATCTGCCATTCTGGACTCCGGTTGCAGGTCAAGCAGAACCTCACCTGGTCATTCCTTACACCCTCGATACCAATGATATGCGCTTTGCGTCCCCTTATGGTTTCAGTCACGGGGATGAATTTTTCCAGTATCTGAAAGATCATTTCGATTGTTTATATGAAGAAGGCAAAGAAAGCCCCAAAATGATGTCGATTGGTATGCATTGTCGGATTCTGGGGAAACCGAGTCGATTTATGGCGCTGAAGAAATTCCTCGATTATGTTCAGTCACACGATCACGTCTGGATCGCCAAACGAGAAGCCATCGCCCGCCATTGGATGGAGACGCATCCGTCGGCCATTTAA
- a CDS encoding GntR family transcriptional regulator yields the protein MSNDEKIYQKMLKAIVEHQLAPGVRLPEDRLSEAFGVSRTGIRKVLQRLALERFVVIEPNKGAHVNRPTPQEAEEVLNSRILLEPLLIPELQKHWDAQQSERFTQMIYEEKEAERHGHLSDSIQLTARFHYELAKQAGNSVLADFIEQLCYRSSLVIAAFGSHQSVSCDYGDHAELITLLNQQETQAAQQWMTHHLHHIRASLRLEQDQKTVIDFQQIFATTEK from the coding sequence ATGTCGAATGATGAAAAAATTTATCAGAAAATGCTCAAAGCCATTGTCGAGCATCAACTCGCACCGGGCGTGCGCCTGCCGGAGGATCGGCTCTCTGAAGCATTCGGAGTCAGCCGAACCGGGATTCGCAAAGTATTGCAACGTTTGGCGCTGGAACGGTTTGTAGTGATTGAACCGAATAAAGGCGCGCATGTGAATCGCCCGACACCGCAGGAAGCGGAAGAAGTACTGAATAGCCGAATTCTGCTCGAACCCTTGTTGATTCCCGAGCTACAAAAACATTGGGACGCACAACAGTCCGAACGGTTTACCCAGATGATCTATGAAGAAAAAGAAGCCGAACGCCATGGGCATCTCTCCGATTCAATTCAGCTCACTGCCCGCTTCCATTACGAACTTGCCAAACAAGCCGGTAATTCCGTACTGGCCGATTTTATCGAACAACTCTGCTATCGCTCTTCTCTGGTCATCGCCGCATTTGGCTCACACCAAAGCGTTAGCTGTGACTATGGCGATCATGCCGAACTGATTACGCTGCTCAACCAGCAAGAGACGCAAGCAGCACAACAGTGGATGACTCACCATCTCCATCATATCCGCGCCTCGTTGAGACTCGAACAAGACCAGAAAACAGTGATTGATTTTCAGCAGATTTTTGCCACAACAGAAAAATAA
- a CDS encoding NCS1 family nucleobase:cation symporter-1, with protein MMKTTQLPISPRLSNEDLAPDTEQKWGWYSIFAFWMSDVHSVGGYVFAASLFALGLNGIQVFISLLAGISIVMVFANLMGKPGQQSGAPFPVIARMSFGVFGANIPAVIRGLIAVVWYGIQTFLASSSFIILLLYFFPQLSSLADKSFVGLSYLGWIGFSAMWLMQAIVFMFGMTMIRKVIDWSGPAIYIAMFALCLYMIDRAGWDNISFNLSSHNLEGWDAITQMIIAIALVAGYFAGPTLNFSDFSRYCGSYQKLKLGNWLGLPLNFVLFSLFSVVIVSASIPVFGEMITDPVETVKRLDSGLITVLGAMTFIFATVGINIVANFVAPAFDFSNVSPQKISFKVGGFIAAFGSVLLTPWNLFNNPEVIHYTVDILAAMIGPLYGIILVDYFLIKKGQIDVPSLYTESPQGQYWYENGVNRKSIYALAMAGFVAVCATFWVTELANYALFIGGGVAASTYRFMMESERVRVGSLKLAKQKS; from the coding sequence ATGATGAAAACAACACAACTACCAATCAGCCCCCGGCTGAGTAATGAAGATTTAGCCCCTGATACGGAACAAAAGTGGGGTTGGTATAGTATTTTTGCGTTCTGGATGTCTGATGTGCACAGCGTCGGTGGCTACGTCTTTGCGGCGAGTCTATTTGCGCTCGGGCTCAATGGCATTCAGGTCTTTATCAGTTTACTGGCCGGTATATCTATCGTGATGGTCTTTGCGAATCTGATGGGTAAACCGGGTCAGCAATCCGGGGCGCCATTTCCGGTGATTGCCCGGATGTCATTCGGTGTCTTCGGGGCAAACATTCCTGCGGTGATCCGCGGGTTGATTGCTGTGGTCTGGTACGGGATTCAAACCTTTTTAGCGTCAAGCTCATTCATTATTTTACTATTGTACTTTTTCCCACAGTTAAGCAGTCTGGCGGACAAAAGCTTTGTCGGACTATCCTATCTCGGCTGGATTGGCTTCAGCGCGATGTGGTTGATGCAAGCGATTGTCTTTATGTTTGGGATGACGATGATCCGCAAAGTGATCGATTGGTCAGGGCCGGCGATTTATATTGCGATGTTTGCACTGTGTCTGTACATGATTGATCGTGCCGGATGGGACAATATCAGCTTTAACCTGAGCAGCCATAATCTCGAAGGATGGGATGCAATCACTCAGATGATCATTGCGATTGCTCTGGTTGCCGGTTATTTCGCAGGGCCGACCCTCAACTTCAGTGACTTTTCGCGTTATTGCGGTAGCTATCAAAAGCTGAAGCTGGGTAACTGGCTGGGTCTGCCTCTGAACTTTGTTTTGTTCTCACTGTTCAGTGTGGTCATTGTGTCTGCATCGATTCCGGTCTTTGGTGAAATGATTACTGATCCGGTTGAAACGGTAAAACGACTCGATTCCGGGCTGATTACTGTGTTGGGTGCTATGACATTCATTTTTGCGACCGTGGGGATCAACATCGTTGCCAACTTCGTTGCACCGGCATTTGACTTCTCGAATGTGTCGCCGCAGAAAATCAGTTTCAAAGTCGGTGGCTTTATCGCTGCATTCGGTTCGGTACTGCTGACACCGTGGAACTTGTTTAACAACCCGGAAGTGATTCACTACACGGTGGATATTCTTGCTGCGATGATTGGCCCGCTGTACGGCATTATTCTGGTCGATTACTTCCTGATTAAGAAAGGTCAGATCGATGTCCCATCGTTATATACCGAATCCCCGCAGGGGCAATACTGGTATGAAAATGGTGTGAACAGAAAAAGTATCTACGCCCTTGCGATGGCGGGTTTCGTGGCTGTCTGTGCTACATTCTGGGTCACCGAACTTGCCAACTATGCGCTATTTATTGGTGGCGGGGTTGCCGCATCGACTTATCGTTTCATGATGGAATCGGAGCGAGTTCGTGTCGGCAGCTTAAAGCTGGCTAAGCAGAAGTCATAA
- a CDS encoding transporter substrate-binding domain-containing protein — translation MKLLRLFAIAVASVMLMGYTLTASADQLETIQKRGVLKVAVPQDFPPFGSVGTDMQPQGYDIDMAAYIAKQMKVKLQLVPVTSANRIPYLQTQKVDLVISSMGKNPQREKAIDFSEAYAPFYLGVFGSADEQVSSADDLANKTVGVTRGSVEDLELSKLVPASATIKRFEDNNATLSAFLSGQISLIATGNLVVTEIATRYPNKAPQTKFLLKNSPCYVGVMKGEQSLVSEVNRLIEQAKADGVLEQFSQKWLKAPFPKNLGA, via the coding sequence ATGAAATTACTTCGATTGTTTGCTATAGCAGTGGCTTCGGTCATGTTGATGGGATACACACTGACAGCATCTGCCGATCAGTTGGAAACCATTCAGAAACGTGGGGTATTGAAGGTGGCGGTGCCCCAAGACTTTCCGCCGTTTGGTTCTGTCGGAACAGACATGCAGCCACAGGGATACGATATTGATATGGCGGCCTACATTGCCAAGCAGATGAAGGTCAAATTGCAATTGGTGCCGGTTACCAGTGCCAACCGAATTCCATATTTGCAAACGCAGAAAGTGGATTTGGTGATTTCAAGCATGGGGAAAAATCCACAACGCGAAAAAGCGATCGATTTCAGTGAAGCGTATGCACCGTTTTATCTGGGCGTATTCGGATCCGCAGATGAGCAAGTCAGTTCTGCGGATGATTTGGCGAATAAAACCGTCGGTGTGACTCGTGGCTCAGTTGAAGACCTGGAGTTAAGCAAACTGGTGCCGGCATCGGCAACGATTAAACGGTTTGAAGACAACAATGCCACACTGTCGGCTTTCTTGTCCGGGCAGATCAGTCTGATCGCGACCGGAAATTTGGTGGTCACCGAAATTGCGACCCGTTACCCGAATAAAGCCCCACAGACAAAGTTTTTACTGAAAAATTCACCGTGCTATGTCGGGGTGATGAAAGGTGAGCAATCGTTGGTCAGCGAGGTCAATCGCTTGATCGAACAAGCGAAAGCTGACGGTGTGCTGGAGCAGTTCTCACAGAAATGGCTCAAAGCACCATTTCCGAAAAATTTAGGCGCTTAA